A stretch of the Capsicum annuum cultivar UCD-10X-F1 chromosome 8, UCD10Xv1.1, whole genome shotgun sequence genome encodes the following:
- the LOC124886553 gene encoding uncharacterized protein LOC124886553 has product MNLSTFLTRLNRIKRRRGGSGDLDLCLWDGSPMYACQYRHWVLVHYCFYLIEGEIIWRRNSGAMVGGMVWFNCLIDSNDGLTDDGLDQWEEKENGERGKSCNFEGEGGGEIQVKLTAIVSGVGGSGNPIGNAIINEIIVRSLVTLKWVAESSTLGLRKTVGSGSKLIDACGSSNPHSNMGDHELRGCEPGRPNSKQGIEKKHSKTPIVKENVQEWLNITSTSFSLADEVENMSDKAQQTKD; this is encoded by the coding sequence ATGAATCTGTCAACATTTTTGACAAGACTTAATCGGATCAAGCGGCGACGAGGTGGCAGTGGTGATTTGGACTTATGTCTATGGGACGGATCACCGATGTACGCTTGTCAGTATCGTCACTGGGTGCTGGTTCACTATTGTTTTTATTTGATCGAAGGAGAGATAATATGGAGAAGGAATAGTGGAGCGATGGTTGGAGGAATGGTTTGGTTCAACTGTTTAATCGACAGTAATGATGGTCTCACCGATGATGGCTTAGACCAATgggaagagaaagaaaatggggaGAGAGGGAAAAGTTGTAATTTTGAgggagagggggggggggagatACAGGTGAAGCTCACAGCAATAGTGAGTGGAGTTGGTGGAAGTGGAAATCCAATAGGGAATGCGATTATCAATGAAATAATAGTTAGGAGTTTAGTGACTTTGAAATGGGTAGCTGAAAGTTCGACACTAGGGCTAAGAAAGACGGTAGGCAGTGGTAGTAAGCTTATTGATGCTTGTGGTAGCTCCAATCCCCATAGCAATATGGGAGATCATGAATTGAGGGGTTGTGAACCAGGTAGACCTAACTCAAAGCAAGGAATAGAGAAGAAGCATTCAAAAACTCCAATTGTAAAGGAAAATGTGCAGGAATGGTTAAATATTACTTCAACGTCATTCTCATTGGCTGATGAAGTGGAAAATATGTCGGACAAAGCTCAACAAACAAAGGATTAG